In Bradyrhizobium guangxiense, the following are encoded in one genomic region:
- a CDS encoding fumarylacetoacetate hydrolase family protein yields MKLPRLATYSVKGDVSYGAVLEGGIVDLSARHARDYPTLREVIAAGKLVGFAEEAAGRKPDHALADITWLPPVPAPEKIICIGVNYPDRNAEYKDGQDAPKYPSMFMRSPRSFVGHDTPLVRPRASAQLDYEGEIVLVIGKQGRHIPESSALDHIAALTLCNEGSVRDWLRHAKFNVTQGKNFDSSGSLGPWLGPYIRESQIADIRLTTHVNGELRQDDRTSRLMFPFRYLLNYISTFATLVPGDIIVTGTPTGAGARFDPPRYLKPGDVVEVEAEGIGRLRNGVVDEA; encoded by the coding sequence GGGCGGCATCGTCGATCTCTCCGCGCGTCACGCAAGAGACTATCCCACGCTGCGCGAGGTGATCGCTGCGGGCAAGCTCGTCGGCTTTGCCGAAGAGGCCGCCGGCCGCAAGCCGGATCATGCGCTCGCCGACATCACCTGGTTGCCGCCGGTACCGGCGCCGGAAAAGATCATCTGCATCGGCGTCAACTATCCCGACCGCAATGCCGAATACAAGGACGGCCAGGACGCGCCGAAATATCCGAGCATGTTCATGCGCTCGCCCCGCTCCTTTGTCGGCCACGACACGCCGCTGGTGCGTCCGCGCGCGTCCGCTCAGCTCGACTATGAGGGCGAGATCGTGCTCGTGATCGGCAAGCAGGGCCGGCACATCCCCGAAAGCAGCGCGCTCGACCACATCGCCGCGCTCACGCTGTGCAACGAAGGCTCGGTGCGCGACTGGCTGCGCCACGCCAAGTTCAACGTCACGCAGGGCAAGAACTTCGATTCCAGCGGCAGCCTCGGCCCGTGGCTGGGGCCCTACATCCGGGAATCGCAGATCGCCGACATCAGGCTGACCACGCATGTCAACGGCGAGCTCAGGCAGGACGATCGCACCAGCCGGCTGATGTTCCCGTTCCGCTATCTCTTGAACTATATCTCGACCTTCGCAACGCTGGTCCCGGGCGATATCATCGTCACGGGCACGCCGACCGGCGCGGGCGCCCGGTTCGATCCGCCGCGCTACCTGAAGCCCGGCGATGTCGTCGAGGTCGAGGCCGAGGGGATCGGACGCTTGCGCAACGGTGTCGTCGACGAAGCCTGA